A portion of the Candidatus Limnocylindrales bacterium genome contains these proteins:
- a CDS encoding nitroreductase/quinone reductase family protein has translation MTTTGTMRAAEAPAVHHVPLSIRILRRLRPLIAWFLGSPLHGVLSGDVLLLSWSGRKSGKRYALPISYTELGGRLYLCTRAGGSTWWRHLRNAPEVGLVLKGKNARAIATVLDPASAEALDGLRAFLTRNPGTGRLLYNVAADANGTPREDDLEREVLASIVVRLEPLER, from the coding sequence ATGACAACGACAGGAACGATGCGAGCCGCCGAAGCCCCCGCCGTCCACCATGTCCCGCTGTCGATCCGGATCCTGCGGCGGCTGAGACCGCTGATCGCATGGTTTCTCGGATCGCCGCTGCACGGCGTGCTGAGCGGCGACGTTCTCCTGCTGAGCTGGAGCGGCAGGAAGTCCGGCAAGCGCTACGCGCTTCCGATCTCGTACACGGAGCTCGGCGGACGCTTGTATCTGTGCACGCGAGCGGGCGGCTCGACCTGGTGGCGCCATCTGCGCAACGCGCCCGAAGTGGGCCTGGTCCTCAAAGGAAAGAATGCGCGCGCGATCGCGACCGTGCTCGACCCGGCCTCGGCGGAAGCCCTCGACGGACTGCGCGCGTTTCTCACGCGCAACCCGGGCACCGGCCGCCTTCTCTACAACGTCGCGGCGGACGCGAACGGCACCCCGCGCGAGGACGACCTCGAGCGTGAGGTACTGGCATCGATCGTCGTCCGGCTCGAGCCGCTCGAACGGTAA
- a CDS encoding putative metal-binding motif-containing protein, whose protein sequence is MRKFVLAVATAALFLAGIVGVAGAATADHLQCFKIKDSQAKTSYTATLTPSDPAFVPAGCTLKVPAKLLCVDAVKTNVVPTPPGAAEGVQLQKYLCYKAKCPKLAATASLTDQFGARAVSTKTTSIICAPVEGPCVDADLDTFCADVDCNDGNALINPDATETCDSADNNCDGNTDEGFNIGQACSISNGFGSCSGTRTCDGLGGATCSGPTPAAETCDGNDNNCDGNADEGNPGGGQPCSTGGVGVCAPGTTACTDGAIVCNPNNVASPETCGDGLDNDCDGMVDEGC, encoded by the coding sequence ATGCGCAAATTCGTTCTCGCCGTCGCAACAGCTGCACTATTTCTCGCGGGGATCGTCGGAGTGGCCGGCGCCGCGACGGCCGATCACCTGCAGTGTTTCAAGATCAAGGATTCACAGGCCAAGACGTCCTACACGGCGACGCTGACGCCGAGCGATCCGGCGTTCGTCCCTGCGGGTTGCACGCTCAAGGTGCCCGCGAAGCTGCTGTGCGTCGATGCCGTAAAGACCAACGTCGTTCCGACGCCGCCCGGAGCTGCAGAAGGCGTGCAGCTCCAGAAATACCTCTGCTACAAAGCGAAGTGTCCGAAGCTTGCGGCGACCGCGAGCCTGACCGATCAATTCGGCGCGCGTGCCGTCTCCACCAAGACGACGTCGATCATCTGTGCGCCGGTCGAAGGTCCGTGCGTCGATGCCGATCTGGACACGTTCTGCGCCGACGTCGACTGCAACGACGGCAACGCGCTGATCAATCCCGATGCGACCGAAACGTGCGACAGCGCCGACAACAACTGCGACGGCAACACGGACGAAGGGTTCAACATCGGCCAGGCGTGCAGCATTTCCAACGGTTTCGGGAGCTGTTCCGGAACGAGGACGTGCGACGGGCTCGGCGGCGCGACGTGCAGCGGGCCGACGCCGGCCGCGGAAACCTGCGACGGCAACGACAACAATTGCGACGGCAATGCCGACGAAGGCAATCCGGGTGGTGGTCAGCCGTGTTCGACGGGCGGCGTGGGAGTGTGTGCACCTGGAACCACTGCCTGCACGGACGGAGCGATCGTCTGCAATCCGAACAACGTGGCGTCTCCGGAGACGTGCGGCGACGGTCTCGACAACGACTGCGACGGCATGGTGGATGAAGGCTGCTGA
- a CDS encoding zinc-binding dehydrogenase, whose amino-acid sequence MPNIRACIKEGPGKVSFAEVALPDPGPGQALIRTTLTTICGSDIHIVDDFDMIPAGMPMGHESIGIVEAVGEGVETLKKGDRIVAACLTGCGSCERCVEDEPQVCSTHGAPMNLLFGGQGEAFLLNGADFSSALIPSSIDDRQALFVSDIMSTGFAAIERAGMKEGQSVAIFAQGPVGLCTTAAAKTYGAGLIIAVESIPERVAMAKKLGAHHVVSPAGAADEIMNLTGGRGVDVAVEALGKQATLDNCFRVTRFGGTVSSVGVYGTEGTVSVPLDGSFYHRRFITTLCPTGRKRFDYLLKLIGDGRVDLTPMFTHDLALEDVASGYDIFRRRADGVIKIALS is encoded by the coding sequence ATGCCGAACATTCGTGCCTGCATCAAGGAAGGTCCTGGCAAGGTTTCATTTGCGGAAGTCGCCCTGCCCGATCCGGGCCCGGGGCAGGCGCTCATCCGCACGACGCTGACGACGATCTGCGGATCCGACATCCACATCGTCGACGACTTCGACATGATCCCTGCGGGCATGCCGATGGGCCACGAGTCGATCGGCATCGTCGAAGCCGTCGGCGAAGGCGTCGAGACGCTGAAGAAGGGCGACCGCATCGTTGCTGCATGCCTGACCGGCTGCGGAAGCTGCGAGCGCTGCGTCGAAGACGAGCCGCAGGTCTGCAGCACCCATGGCGCGCCGATGAACCTGCTGTTCGGCGGCCAGGGCGAGGCGTTCCTGCTGAACGGCGCGGATTTCTCGTCGGCGCTGATCCCTTCGTCGATCGACGATCGCCAGGCGTTGTTCGTAAGCGACATCATGTCGACGGGCTTCGCAGCCATCGAGCGCGCCGGCATGAAGGAAGGCCAGTCGGTCGCGATCTTCGCGCAGGGTCCCGTCGGGCTTTGTACGACCGCCGCCGCGAAAACCTACGGCGCCGGCCTCATCATCGCGGTCGAGAGCATTCCCGAGCGCGTCGCGATGGCGAAGAAACTCGGAGCGCACCATGTGGTCTCGCCGGCCGGTGCGGCCGACGAGATCATGAACCTCACCGGCGGTCGCGGCGTCGACGTTGCGGTCGAGGCGCTCGGCAAGCAGGCGACGCTCGACAACTGTTTCCGCGTGACGCGCTTCGGCGGGACGGTATCGTCGGTCGGCGTGTACGGAACCGAAGGCACCGTCTCCGTCCCGCTCGACGGCAGCTTCTACCACCGCCGGTTCATCACGACGCTCTGTCCGACGGGGCGAAAGCGCTTCGACTACCTGCTCAAGCTGATCGGCGACGGGCGCGTCGACCTCACGCCGATGTTCACGCATGACCTCGCGCTCGAGGATGTCGCCAGCGGATACGACATCTTCCGGCGACGCGCGGACGGCGTGATCAAGATTGCGCTGAGCTGA
- a CDS encoding LysR family transcriptional regulator, with amino-acid sequence MNSQVTGENLAAIRTLLHAIETRSLTVAARRLGLTPSAVSKQISRLEESLGVRLLERTTRQIRPTDAGLELSQRTRPLFEALAEASSAVRERRHDIRGRVRISTTPSLGRTRVLPVLAALAAEHAGLDFDLVLTGRKLDFFEDELDLAVREGPLDDSSLVARRLGASRVMLCASPSYVKRRGRPRSLETLGDHDLLLVPAAESLKSVPKLLAQAGGRRRLEPRFRINDLFAIRDLAEAGAGIAALPDYVAASCIEAGTLLHLLPRAKIPEIPIHALYPSRRHLPRRVSVVLDALSAGF; translated from the coding sequence ATGAATTCACAGGTGACCGGCGAGAACCTGGCGGCGATTCGAACTCTCCTGCATGCCATCGAGACGCGCAGCCTGACCGTGGCTGCACGGCGGCTCGGCCTGACTCCGTCGGCGGTGAGCAAGCAGATCTCGCGCCTCGAAGAGTCGCTCGGCGTCCGACTGCTCGAGCGCACGACGCGTCAGATCCGGCCTACCGACGCAGGCCTCGAGCTGTCGCAGCGCACGCGGCCGCTGTTCGAGGCACTTGCCGAAGCGTCGTCGGCCGTTCGCGAGCGCCGCCACGACATCCGCGGCCGCGTGCGCATTTCGACGACGCCGAGCCTCGGACGCACGCGCGTGCTGCCGGTGCTTGCCGCGCTTGCTGCGGAGCACGCCGGGCTCGACTTCGATCTCGTGCTGACCGGCAGGAAACTGGACTTCTTCGAGGACGAGCTCGATCTTGCGGTGCGCGAAGGTCCGCTCGACGACTCTTCCCTTGTCGCGCGCCGACTCGGCGCGAGCCGCGTGATGCTGTGTGCTTCACCGTCGTACGTGAAACGGCGCGGCCGGCCACGCTCACTCGAAACCCTCGGCGATCACGACCTTCTGCTCGTGCCGGCGGCCGAGTCGCTGAAGAGCGTGCCGAAGCTGCTCGCGCAGGCTGGCGGCCGCCGGCGCCTCGAGCCGCGTTTTCGCATCAACGATCTGTTTGCGATCAGGGATCTCGCGGAGGCCGGCGCCGGAATCGCGGCGCTCCCGGACTACGTCGCGGCCTCCTGCATCGAGGCGGGAACACTGCTGCATCTGCTGCCTCGCGCAAAGATCCCCGAGATCCCCATTCACGCGCTGTACCCGAGCCGCCGCCATCTGCCGCGTCGCGTGAGCGTCGTGCTCGACGCGCTGAGCGCCGGGTTCTGA
- a CDS encoding DHA2 family efflux MFS transporter permease subunit, which produces MIIGVMLAVVLEILDTSIVNVALPTMMGNLGATVDEISWVATSYIVANVIVIPMTSFFAAAFGRRRYFVGSIILFTVASFLCGAARTLPELVAFRVVQGLGGGALLALGQSIMVETFPAQRQGTGQAIFGVGAMLGPSLGPTLGGWITDVWAWPWIFYVNVPIGIAAALLCWSYLPRQRPENVRKREATDWSGIALLIVGISALQILLEIGHREDWFESNRIVGLSVVASIALVWFVVHELATEHPVVNLRVLRHRALVVGCTCGVAMGIGLYGSIFLFPLFTQNLLRWTSWQSGVAVLPSTLMTALMMPIAGRLVFRLGPAPLFGLGIAVFLPAVWGMSQWTGQSGFSDLFWPQIGRGMAMGLMFVPLSTATLRALPPEDLLQGAGLYNLFRQIGGSFGIAALATLIDHRGALHHAYLAESVSPLSEATRLRIAQLVSGLQQKGLDPSDALAGAYKIIEQSIAAQATALAFRDCYLIVFCVFVALIPLVPLMRRPPTPTPLPEVR; this is translated from the coding sequence ATGATCATCGGCGTCATGCTCGCCGTGGTGCTCGAGATCCTCGACACCAGCATCGTCAACGTGGCGCTGCCGACGATGATGGGAAACCTCGGCGCGACGGTCGACGAGATTTCGTGGGTCGCCACGTCGTACATCGTCGCCAACGTGATCGTGATCCCGATGACGAGCTTCTTCGCGGCCGCGTTCGGGCGGCGCCGCTACTTCGTCGGCTCGATCATCCTGTTCACCGTCGCATCGTTCCTGTGCGGCGCGGCGCGCACTCTGCCCGAGCTGGTCGCGTTCCGCGTCGTCCAGGGGCTCGGCGGCGGCGCGCTGCTGGCGCTCGGCCAGTCGATCATGGTCGAGACCTTCCCTGCGCAGCGGCAGGGAACCGGCCAGGCGATTTTCGGCGTGGGCGCGATGCTCGGTCCGAGCCTCGGCCCCACTCTCGGCGGCTGGATCACCGACGTGTGGGCGTGGCCGTGGATTTTCTACGTGAACGTGCCGATCGGCATTGCGGCCGCGCTGCTCTGCTGGAGCTATCTGCCGCGGCAGCGGCCGGAGAACGTGCGCAAGCGCGAGGCAACGGACTGGTCGGGCATCGCGCTCCTGATCGTCGGGATCTCCGCACTGCAGATTCTCCTCGAAATCGGGCATCGCGAAGACTGGTTCGAGAGCAACCGCATCGTCGGCCTTTCCGTCGTCGCGTCGATCGCGCTCGTGTGGTTCGTCGTGCACGAGCTCGCAACCGAGCATCCGGTCGTCAACCTGCGCGTGCTTCGCCATCGTGCTCTCGTCGTCGGCTGCACGTGCGGCGTTGCGATGGGAATCGGACTTTACGGCAGCATTTTCCTGTTCCCGCTTTTTACGCAGAACCTGCTGCGCTGGACGTCGTGGCAGTCGGGCGTGGCGGTTCTTCCGTCCACGCTGATGACTGCGCTGATGATGCCGATCGCCGGCCGGCTCGTGTTCCGGCTCGGGCCGGCGCCGCTGTTCGGGCTCGGCATCGCGGTGTTCCTTCCAGCCGTCTGGGGAATGAGCCAGTGGACGGGCCAGAGCGGGTTTTCGGATCTGTTCTGGCCGCAGATCGGTCGCGGCATGGCGATGGGACTCATGTTCGTGCCGCTGTCGACCGCGACGCTGCGTGCGCTTCCGCCGGAAGACCTTCTCCAGGGTGCCGGGCTCTACAACCTGTTCCGGCAGATCGGCGGCAGCTTCGGCATTGCTGCGCTGGCTACGCTGATCGACCACCGCGGCGCGCTGCACCACGCGTACCTGGCCGAGTCGGTTTCGCCGCTCTCCGAGGCGACGCGGCTTCGCATCGCGCAGCTCGTCTCCGGCCTTCAGCAGAAGGGCCTCGATCCGTCCGACGCGCTGGCCGGCGCATACAAGATCATCGAGCAGTCGATCGCGGCGCAGGCGACCGCGCTCGCGTTCCGCGACTGCTACCTGATCGTGTTCTGCGTGTTCGTCGCCTTGATTCCGCTCGTGCCGCTCATGCGCCGGCCGCCCACGCCCACCCCATTGCCGGAAGTACGCTAG
- a CDS encoding HlyD family secretion protein, with the protein MAEAVAGIANERTRIGVRPILIGTAVIAIAAVVSYWVLVLRDYETTNDAFVEGHLVFLSPQVPGHVVEVLVQENQHVAAGAPMVKLDPADYEVRLARARADLDAAHNHMAETSASADAARAQIAAAQATLHHAEQELARTRNLVTHEVSSRSDLDSAVATRDSAVATLHAAEELERAQRATLGSDAPVRQAEAMVHEAELALSHTIVTAPFAGTVGRKNVELGANVTPGQPLVALAEDSANWVIANFKETQIEEMNAGDEAEIRVDAFPQAAIRGHVESIAPATGARYALLPPDNATGNFTKVVQRVPVRIALDPPAPGSASPDLSVGMSVDVRVRIR; encoded by the coding sequence ATGGCTGAGGCTGTAGCCGGAATTGCGAACGAACGGACGCGCATCGGCGTGCGTCCGATCCTCATCGGTACGGCGGTCATCGCGATCGCAGCCGTCGTCTCGTACTGGGTGCTGGTGCTGCGCGACTACGAGACGACCAACGACGCGTTCGTCGAAGGTCATCTGGTCTTTCTTTCTCCGCAGGTGCCCGGGCATGTCGTCGAGGTGCTGGTCCAGGAAAACCAGCATGTCGCCGCCGGCGCGCCGATGGTCAAGCTCGATCCCGCCGACTACGAAGTGCGGCTTGCCAGGGCCCGCGCTGATCTTGACGCCGCGCACAACCATATGGCCGAAACTTCCGCGTCGGCTGACGCCGCCCGTGCGCAGATCGCCGCCGCACAGGCTACGCTGCATCACGCCGAGCAGGAGCTGGCGCGCACGCGCAACCTCGTCACGCATGAAGTCTCGAGCAGGAGCGATCTCGATTCGGCCGTCGCGACACGCGACAGCGCAGTTGCGACGCTTCATGCGGCCGAAGAGCTCGAGCGTGCCCAGCGCGCGACGCTCGGCAGCGACGCGCCCGTGCGCCAGGCCGAAGCGATGGTGCACGAAGCCGAGCTCGCACTTTCTCATACGATCGTCACGGCGCCGTTCGCCGGAACCGTCGGGCGCAAGAACGTCGAGCTCGGCGCCAACGTCACGCCCGGCCAGCCGCTCGTCGCGCTCGCGGAAGACTCTGCGAACTGGGTCATCGCGAACTTCAAGGAAACGCAGATCGAGGAGATGAACGCGGGCGACGAGGCCGAGATCCGCGTCGACGCGTTTCCTCAGGCCGCGATCCGAGGTCACGTCGAATCGATCGCACCCGCCACCGGAGCAAGATACGCGCTGCTGCCGCCCGACAACGCGACCGGCAACTTCACAAAAGTCGTGCAGCGTGTTCCGGTGCGCATCGCGCTCGATCCGCCTGCGCCGGGAAGCGCCAGCCCCGACCTGTCGGTCGGCATGTCCGTCGACGTGCGTGTCCGCATCCGCTGA
- a CDS encoding TetR/AcrR family transcriptional regulator, with amino-acid sequence MASSALAKSSPRLTADERRAQVLREAARLFGTHGFSGTTTRDIAAAVGITEAALYRYFASKEAMYAAILDERAAASDLLESVAPHARSGDDHAVFTELALTLFRSVESDPSILRLILFSALEGHELSRPFHEKRIVRLRDFLTGYIERRTREGALRAIEPRLAARAFMGMVVDHLIVRHVFGQHDQYPQPPEEVAEAYVAIFLDGMRAGNSESRHG; translated from the coding sequence ATGGCTTCCAGCGCGCTAGCGAAATCTTCTCCACGGCTCACGGCCGACGAACGCCGGGCCCAGGTCCTGCGCGAAGCCGCGCGTCTGTTCGGCACCCACGGCTTCAGCGGCACCACCACGCGCGACATCGCTGCGGCCGTCGGGATCACCGAGGCCGCGCTCTACCGCTACTTCGCGAGCAAGGAAGCGATGTATGCGGCGATCCTCGACGAGCGCGCGGCGGCATCCGACCTGCTCGAATCGGTCGCCCCGCACGCGCGCAGCGGCGACGACCACGCCGTCTTCACCGAGCTTGCGCTGACACTGTTCCGCAGCGTCGAGAGCGATCCGTCGATCCTGCGCCTGATCCTGTTCTCTGCGCTCGAGGGACACGAGCTGTCGCGGCCATTCCACGAGAAACGCATCGTAAGGCTGCGCGATTTCCTGACCGGTTATATCGAGCGCCGGACGCGCGAAGGCGCGCTGCGCGCAATCGAACCGCGACTCGCCGCGCGCGCGTTCATGGGCATGGTGGTCGACCACCTGATCGTGCGCCACGTGTTCGGTCAGCACGACCAGTATCCGCAGCCTCCGGAAGAAGTCGCCGAGGCGTACGTCGCGATCTTCCTTGACGGCATGCGAGCCGGCAACAGTGAGAGCAGACATGGCTGA